One genomic region from Bufo bufo chromosome 3, aBufBuf1.1, whole genome shotgun sequence encodes:
- the LOC120993854 gene encoding uncharacterized mitochondrial protein AtMg00860-like translates to MIDDLRRAGLTANPKKCSIGLEEVKYLGYIIGRGVVKPQVDKIEAIHYWPRPVNKKQVKAFLGITGYYRWFISNFAAIAVPLTDLTKGSGSLMVKWNYEAEEAFQTLKQALCSQPVLMTSDLRNEFVVQTDASS, encoded by the coding sequence ATGATTGATGATTTGAGGAGAGCAGGGTTGACTGCAAACCCCAAGAAATGTAGCATTGGCCTAGAAGAAGTCAAGTACTTGGGTTACATTATTGGGAGAGGTGTAGTCAAGCCCCAAGTTGACAAGATTGAAGCTATACACTACTGGCCCCGGCCTGTAAATAAAAAGCAAGTGAAGGCATTTCTGGGGATTACTGGCTATTATAGGTGGTTCATATCCAATTTTGCAGCTATAGCAGTTCCCTTAACCGATCTCACCAAGGGAAGCGGGTCGTTGATGGTAAAATGGAATTATGAGGCAGAGGAAGCGTTTCAGACTCTAAAACAGGCTCTTTGTTCCCAACCAGTATTGATGACCTCTGACTTAAGAaatgagtttgtggtacagacagatgcttcCAGCTGA